TGTGGGGCGGCGACGACTGGGGTTCGACGTACTATGACTCGTTTtcgggaagcagaggcgacaTCGACGCGGTTGCACACTGCTTCGAAGGATCCGTGGCGGCGGACCATCAGTGGAACGCCGCGCGCAGACACACGAGAAGCCGGTCGCCTGCAGGCTGTGGAAGACACAGGTCCTCTTCCGCGGATGGCTGCCTCGTGGTCGCCGCCCACGAGGCAGGAGCGTCGCCCCGTCGAGGTGTCTTCGAAGGCCGCCACACACATTCCCAAACATTCAGTCTTGTCAAACCCGCTTCGTTTCAGTGGGCAACGACCCAACCGTTGGAACAGGAGTGTGCGTCGGAGGCAGTGGATTGCGGCGGGGGGGACGCGAAAGCGACGGCGAATGAGGAGCCAGTGGACCAAAACCACTTACGCAGGAAAGTGATGCTTCTCGCGGAAAGGAACCGAGAAGATTTGCGATGCGGGTGGAGACACGGAGCAGAAAGCGCAGGTGGGCATactggagacggagacgccgcTCTCGCATTGCCGACGCAAACCAAGAGTCGACACGGGCGCGGCCGGGCTTCCGTGTGGAGTTCGCGAGGATCATCGCCTCTTGCCTTCGAATATCgaactgaggaagaagcgtaTCGCCAATACCTCAACCGACTTTTTCCGTTCCGTCTCATGGTTGTAGGAATGGTTCTGCTGCTCGTCGAAATCCTGCAAATCTCCTGGCGACTTGTTCAAAGAAGTAAGTGACCTTCATCCGTGCGGCCCCGCGAAGGGGGAGGACCCAAATCTCCTAGATCAATACCAACAACGGGGAATGAGAACAGGGCGGGCCAATTGCGAGAGACAACAGATCTCTGCTACCCGAGAGAATAAgcaagacggagacagagttGGGATGAGGTTCGAAAGAGGCGGAGCGCGAGATTATGGTTCCCGCCTGTGGAGCCACCGGAGGATGACTTACGCAAAAACAGATGTGAATTCTGGTCGCCATGTCGCCAATTGTGCAGCGAAGGATTCGCTCTAGAGCCACACCCGCTTTTCTACGCTCGCTTGGGTCATTTTGCGTCTGGAAGCGTGTCTTCCGCATTTGCGGGTGTCACATATGTGGACCACAATGCCCAAGTCTTCAGGGATTGTTCCATGTCTGGGATGCTTTTTTTGTTGTATCCTTTGTTCCATAATGCATCATCGCGACGGACATACATGTTGGATTACGGACGCGACTGTCCTCACGGTCACGCAGAAAACCGGCCTATCCGTTTTCTGTATTCGGGGCTGCGGTATTCTCACAGTGTCATTGTCGTTGACGTggttcctcgtttctcttttcagcGTTCTCTGTGGTGTCTCCAAGCCGACTTGTGTTCTGTTCCTTGTTTGCCAGGCTTCCTCGTCGATAGCCAGGGACAGTACTCGTACTACGGACTTGTCAACTTTGACCTCATCTTCGTCGTTATCGCCGTTTGCCTAGTGATTCACATCATCGTCTACAGCTTGCTGGCAGCGGGGGGCCGCATTCCGGGTGTGAAGAATCGTCTCGAGAGTTGGTCGTTTACGATGATTGTACTAGTAAGTGCtgtggagaaaaaagtgacACGCGGGTGAGGTGCATGGCGATGCTGTTGAAAGCCTGCGCCGAATATGTCAAGGCAGACCTGAACAGGACATGCACACATGTCACTGGGAACTTCTTCGTGACAGGAAAAGGACACACGCCTTTATAGAGACAAACGCGTTTGTCTCGCATGCGCGCAGACGCTTTTGCACTGCACCGTTGAGCCTTAATATTCACAATCCTAAACCTGCGACGCCAGGGTGAAGCGCCTCTAGTGTGCGTGGACACGCTAAACTCTAAATCATAAGCATTCGGTGGACGCGCCGTGAGGCTTCACTGGGGGCGAGGAGACTTGTGGGGATGTCTTTGATACCGGCGTTGTGATTGGAGGATGCATATTTCGTTCAGCCATCGAGTATGCACGAGTGGTAGATTAACTACTGTCTTTCACGTTAAAATACCTGATTTGTTCTATCCGTATTTCTATACAAACAAAGCGAATCTAATTTTTGCTTTATACGTTGTTCTAACTGAGGAAATCTGATGTGCATGTTTCGCTACATAAACATAAATTATATTCAAGAATGTTCTTCCAAAAGTATTTAAATCGTTGAAACATAACAGTTGTCTTCCAACTTTTTGCAAACGCATTCTTAGGCACTCTTGGCGCGCATCTGCGGGATGGTCTGCGTGGCCTTCATGAGCGAAGGAattggagacgcagacgccgtGGTAGCTGGAGGTAAGCCTCTCTTGAGTTCCGGTTTTTGTGGGCGCCACTTGTAAAAACGGATAAATTTTCTTCTCAGGTTTCGCTCGAGTTGCGTCCCCACTCTGGAGCCGAGGCAGGCTGCTTTTCTCGTCGTAGAGTGGAACCACATGACGTGCAACAATGCAGGTATTCCCCCCACCCCCTCCTCCCCAAGCAGTAGCGGCTAAACTGTGAGTCACTTTAGTAGTATCCATGCGTATCAATCGTAACAAGCGTGCGATGAAATTCGGAAGCTCTTTGACAGGAATGGTGTCAGGTGCCGGTTGTGCTGTGCTTTTGCAGACGGTGAAGAGAGACCAGTCGCGTTTACTTCCGCGCCGCGAGCGCTTTCCTCGGAGCTTGTTCTGCTATcgctctgttgtctcttccACGTCATCGTCATCGATATGATGCTGCCTGTTAGGTGCGTTTggcttctgccttcctgGTCTTGGCGCATAGGAACGCGCCTGCGGGGGATCCAGTGAAGTTGTGGCGGCACGTTTCTTCTATTGTTTTCCGGTTCACTTTGAGGCCGTTGCAACGTCCCTGCGCTGCCTGCGTGTTTCTCACTAAATCCGCACGCAGGACATCAGCAGAGCACTTGTCTTTTGCGGAAAATCGAAGCCacaaagtggaatatggaGACCCGCTTACGTCCTCGCTCGTAGTCGTGTGTCCTTCATTTCACATGACGCAGTAACTGTGCAACTTGAGTTATACTCTCCAGCGATACTGGCAAACAGCAGCGACGCGCTACATTTTTTGCctgctcttcgcttcttcgaggGTACTTCTCGAGACGCAGTGTCGTCTGCGCGGGCGACAAGAATTGTTCTGAAATTTGTAATTATCGACCTGTGCGTTGAGTGTCTGAGCTTTGTGGCACTGGATTGAACCATAAGTCGCGGACGCTTTCGGCTTTAGTTTTGTGGGTTCCTTCCCCCGACCCAGCTGCTCTCTTTGGATTCACTAACGGCTTCGTGTTCTGTTCAcctcgttgtcttctccggttctcttgctgtcttctctgcaggaCACTACCGTCGATGGCTATGCATACGGTCCACATCCTCGGGTGTATCGGCTGCTGCGtgctctccgtctgtctctacCCTCAGTGTATTTCGTCAGATGGGTACGCGCCTCCCTTCCCTCCCCGGCAACTGCGGCGAACTGTGATTCACTCTAAAAAGAGACCATGCCAAAACACGATGCTGTCTCACAGAAGCACTCTGGGACAGTGAGCGGTCATGCGGAGCCCCtattttccttcttttgtcGCGCCCGAAAACGAGATGTGTATGCGCCAATCGCGTCCAAGTTTTTGAGAGTGCCAACTCTTTCGAGAAGGACACGGACACAAAACGCATTTGAGACAAGAGTGTTGTTCCCACGATGCTCTCCCTCAGCGTAGTCCGCAGTCAGACATTTGTCAAATGAGGTGACAAAGCGTCTTCAAGTTGCGTCTTCGCGTTCGCACGATGCGCCAGAACCAGGGTGACCGTCTTTTTTTGTGTCGTTTCTTCGAGGCACCTCGTGGCTGATAGTCTGGtcaggagaggaaagcggtGGCAAAAACATCGGATTGGACGCGCGTGCCTGTCCAGCATCTGCCTACTGTCTGGTCATCCGGATACAGATTTCGTGAACGATTGGATGTTTTTTCTTTAGGCCAATCTGTGCGGTGAGCACATGCCTTTTCATCGTCTGCGGCTTCTTGGGGCGCGCTCAGATGGAGGTTGCTCATCGGCAACTCTACATGAGATGGAAGGTGCGTCTCAGATTCACTTCTAGATTGAGACCACACCTTTGGCAGAACTTGCAAGGCAGAAGGACCAATACGAAAGGAAACCGGAACCGCCTGCTAAGAGAGAGCTCTTTGAGGTCGGCGGTGTTCAAGAGAAATTCATATCAATCCATGTACAAATGCACACGTGTACTGGCACGGGTCCCCGTAGTTTATGACTCACTCCGGGATTCCATGCTGAATCAGGAAACATGCAGGTCGCTGAGAGCGGTTAAAttgccgctgcatgcggttgGGAGATTCTCTTCCAACATGGGATAGGATAGACGCGTATGGCGAGTTTCACTGTTCTTTTCTTTATCGTtggaacgagagagacagacgcgaaaacCGAATCTCTCGACCGTCGCAGACAGATGTGGCAGATCGTTTCGTTCACCCATTTGATATGTTCAGGATGGCTTGGAACGGTTACGAGCAGCGGAACAGAAGCTGCACTCGCACCGGACCTCGAAAACAGGCATCGAGCAGTTAGCAATGCTTGTGCGTCAATCGCAAGTCCTTCTGCGTCACGCATGCGTCAGCGGCTCCAGTCGACAAAGCAAGCAGCTGGCTCTCGAGCAAGTGGCTGACATTCAAGGACAGTACGTTCGAcgggggagacagaagctgtTGGTTCATTCGCCGTTCTGTCCATGCTCGCACTTTAGTGTTGATTGTGGCATAGTGATGTCTTCGACTACTGAAATTCAACCATTCTGTGTATCGTAAAAACCAGTTCAGTGGAGTAGAAAAAAAAGATATGTGCCTGTCTTAACTGACACTCCACTGGGTTGGTAGCAACACTGTCAGCCGCTTTAACATGCCGTCCAGTGAGGGAGTGCTTTGTTTCCACGTCGGTCGCGGCTGTTCCTTGCTGCACCTTATCCATAACAAGGAGATGCATTTTAGGCGGCTGTGCCCTCTAGGAGGGCTAGCAGTTCCCGAAGCTGATGAAGAAACTGCTTTAACTGCGACTCGCCGTCTGGGAGAGTCTGCGCATTCGCTTGCTGGCTCTTTAATTCTCGATGATCGTTGAtgcgtctgcgtcctcgtcAATGTTGCGCGGTTTCTCACACTGCACGCGCTGGGTTTCTATGTTCCCCTATCGCAGAGTGCTGGACATTGTGACGAACGTCAACAACCTGTATCACGCCCAAATGAACACGGAGGAAATGAGTGAGCTTCTTCGGTTTCTCCCCGAGGGCCAGGACGACGCTCAGCGGTCGCTGCTGCGCGACTGGCGAGGGCGTAGCGCGTCCTTCAGCGGCTGCGGGCCGGTGGGAAGGGACTCGGAGCagaatgcatgcactctgAATTCGTCGATTCTGCAGTCGACATGTTCTACGCTGTGTCTGGGGAACGTGGCACCGCGGAATGTGACGGTCGATGCACCTCTGACAGCCTCCACGCATGCGCTTCCAAGCAGTCGGTACCACGATGCTGCGGCAGGCCATTCATGCGTCACAGCGCCGGAGGGAGGCGTGCTCGGAGAAGGTTTTGGAAAAACTTCGAAAGACGTTTCTCCCCGTCACGCGGAGAGTACCTCAGGCGACCTGGCGGTGACGAGCAATGTGAAACACGATTTGCGAGAAAAATCCGAGTGTGACGCTACTCGAACTCTACGCCAGGATCCCATGATCGACCTGCCCGATCACATGAAGGCCGCCATTGGAGTTGCCTGGGATCTGGACTTCTTTGAGGTATGATCGCGCTGAAGGTCGTTTTCCAAGATGTGGAGCGTCTCCTGAGTTGGTTTCTGCTCGTGTCGTAGAAGTGGATCTATCATTGGAACCGTAAAATGTCGGTATGTGGAGACTGGACATCCAAGCTACCGAGTGACCGTTACGGATCACAGAATGAGAAATCGTAAGTTTTGGAAACCTACCTTCTGCTGAGAAGTATGTACCACGAGGTGGACCACATATTTGGATCTCGAATGTATTTTTTACTGAATCCAAGGGCTATTGCGTTGCCCTAGTTACAATGGTAACGTTTTATCTGATTTTGTTCTGTTTTGCGCAtctgctttgtctctcaGCTCAACGAACGCGTGAACAACAACGCCCTCTTGGTGACTGGCCAAGTTCAGCTTCTCCCGCTGCTGCGGCCAGAAGGTCTTCGGTGTAGCCCGCAGGTCGTGCGGTGTTATCTCAGGTGTCTTCAGCAACAGTACTGCCCCAGTAATCCTTACCACAatcaactgcatgcagctatGGTTTCTCATTGCTGCTTGATCATTGTAAACGAAGTTCTGCCCTCCAAACAAGCGTAAGCGCCGCTCCACAAAGACACACATTATCTGGAACTCGCACGCTTAACACAGGTTTACTTTGAGACCGAGATAACAACCACAGCGGGTGGTTTCTTTACACACTTGACTTCTTGCATGTCGTCTACGGTCGTTTGTTGACCTGTCGGAGAAGACAAGTCTACTTTCAAGCTTCTGTCGAACTTCGCCTGTTTGATCCTATTCGCGTTACACGTATCTTAGATTGTACTTCCAGCTTCGTATGTGCGTTTTATTCGTTTTGGCGTTCACTACGACTTTCGCGTTTCAAGATTTCCTGAGTCCGTGTTTCCACTGGGGTGccttttcgcctctttttTTAGCCTTTGTCTCGATTCAGTTTGCCCGCATTTTCCCTggaaggtgcatgcatgcgtcgcctgTCCGGTTTCAGTACAGATATTTCGTTTGCTTTTCAGCTTGAAGGCGTTGTGTTTTCTGGTAGCTGTCCGTGGTACCGGCGCCCCTGCGCCAAAGTCCACACACCAGCGCTTCCGGAAAACGACTGTGGTTTCTTTTCCACACTACACATGGCAGGAGCTCCTTCTCCAAGGTGCCCGTCTTCCACGATTCCATGCTCTGGTGTTtcctgtctgcatgcagtctgaCGTACGTCGACGAACTGTGTCTGATCATTGCATCTGTGGCGCACGACGTGGGCCATCCGGGTTTGAACAACCAGTATCTCATTAGTTCACAGTCCCTGCTCGCGACGACTTACAACGACATTGCTGTCCTGGAGAACTACCACGCTGCCTGCTGTTTCCGAACGGCGGGCATCAACGAAGACCACAACATCTTCAGCGGCCTCGCGAAGGAAGTCTACCAGTACATGCGCCAAAACATCATTGGCCTTATTCTCTCCACGGATATGAGCAAACACATATCCTACGTCAGCCGGCTAAGGGTAAGCAcggaaaacgagggaagCTACGGGAAGGCGGACATGCCACATTTTTTTTCACTTTAGCGAACTCCGCttcgagagagcgacaacTTAGGCTCGCGAACATATGGCGCGTCCACAAATGTGCAACAGCTCCTGGGGTTGGAGAACGCCTCTCGCGGTAGAGTCCTATTCTCACTGTCCTTGAGTGGTTGTATGCATGCCACAAAGGACTACCGAGAGGCCTCTCTTGAGGGCAcgaaaagacagacacatTTTTATCGTGCGGAAGCTGGAGGTTGAGCAAGGCAACGCAGTTGGGTTTTGCGAGCTGAAGAAATTATTGCGTTGCTGCAGTTGAAGTGGATTGATCTGCTACCATTAGTTTCCGTACGTTCGCCTCAATTATCACGGCTGGAAACGGACAGCCGAATATGCGTGCATGCTTCCCGTGAAACTGTCCATATATGACTTGGTGTCTCCAGGTACGCGCGGAATCCGGAAACTTCGACGTGAACAACGAAGGCGACCGGTGGTTGCTTTTCCAAGGGTGCATCAAGGCAGCCGATCTTGCGCATACTGCAACTTTTTGGGATAACCACAAACGCTGGGCCGAGTGTCTCTGCGAAGAGTTTTTCAAGCAGGTAGGCAAACCGAACCAACACGCGATGCCGACGATCGTGCAGGGTATTCTGGAAGTTCCGTGCGTCTGTAGAGCCTTCGTGAATCTGTTTTCGAAAGTGTGCTTTTCGGTCGATTCGTTCTTTCTGTGCCTTGTCTGCTTGACCAGAGCAAAGAACCATTCGCTGATGAATGGGCGCAACGCGTCTGAGTTGATTCCGCATGGACAGCTCTTTGTATCCCCTGGTTGATCGTTTGTCTCATCAACTCCCACTGTTCACTGTTCGGTTTGTAGAAACGAGGTGTGCTGGCGCTGTCTTGTGTCGACTTTGCGCCCTGCTGTCCGCGTGTGATACCAAAAGGCTTTTGAGTGGCACCATGTTTCGCGTTTGCTTCAAAGGGCATATTTTTTTCGCAACTGACCTCTGTGTGCAGGGTGACGAAGAACGTCGGCAGGGAATGAACGTGATGGATATTTTTGACCGTCGACAGAAAGATCGGTTCCCTCAGTCCCAGTACCGCTTCATCGAGTTGGTGGTGGAACCGCTCTTCAACAGCGTGTGCAGTATCGAAGATTTGCTGAAGGGGCGCGGGGGCGTGCGTGGGAAGATTTGTAAAACGCTGTCGTCGAACCTCGCCCGGTGGAAGGAGGCGGCTGAGGCGTTGGAAAAGCCGGCGGCCGGGAATTCGCCAAAATCCTCTGAAGCAAAGACGACCGAGGAGGGCGGCGAGACCCGGAAAGCGGGTGGCGCGGAAAGCGCCGAAAAGAAAGAGTCTGAagcaggcgcatgcactccaAAGTCCGCTGGGGCCGTCGGCTCGAAGACAGGCGaccgcagacgaagcaggatTGCGGGGGCGGATGCTAGCGggaaggaggcggagagcCAGGGGAAGCGtcgcgacgagaagaagcccGAGAAGAGCAAGACATGATGCCTATATCGAGAGCCAAAAGCGCTTTCAGGGACAGATCTACCAACAGCCATTTGCGGGAATGCGGCATTTTTCCACAATGACTTGCGCGCGTTCTCGTACAAATTTATACAGTATAGCGTAGCACGCGCTTCTGCGGCCGGCGCGGGAAGGTTCCCTTGGTAACGCCGACACTGTCACTGTCACTCAAGTTGTCGTTTTTGGTCCCGTCGTGCGGGGCGACCAGGATGTTGTGTTCTTGCGCTCTGTCGCCGCCTCTGACGCGCACAGCCGTGGGACTACTTTTGTCTCGGCAGTGTGTAGACGCGGCGAGCCACGGGGTTGCATATAGCTTGTGAATCAAATATGTTGAGGTGTGCAAGCGGTGCGAGCCGTTTTTTGGATTTCAGAGCATCAAAGCGATTGAAATTTGAATCGTCTGCATTCCTGTGCACACCCAAGTCAGGTTTTTCCACGTACCGTACAGTCATAGGTTCGACGCACCTCCTCCgggcgaagaaag
This genomic interval from Toxoplasma gondii ME49 chromosome VIIb, whole genome shotgun sequence contains the following:
- a CDS encoding 3'5'-cyclic nucleotide phosphodiesterase domain-containing protein (encoded by transcript TGME49_257080~Predicted trans-membrane domain (TMHMM2.0):777-800:819-842:856-879:906-926:940-960:966-986), coding for MERRGHLGECQRSPPSAPSSTLLPGSAPEAKMLSCVDLERAGSDVTVAPGPAGSDSVTSPYADPFRDRFAVGRGSVLEHERCLRRRRSDSTADDTAMPEICVDKHRPSPKLTAASTLPRNAEDLHHGYHDVEAAGEPYGEMNNASEDRSSNSQFRLRCGRQAWETRPNSAAFVTALRALPWASALVHAPPVEHAPIQPSPGGGVPDAGANRCLHIDDTGATDNDSIRPPSLATIALSPSSSGSRSPHPDSIEGADFRLREVGTGGDSSPASSLESMSSPSCVCHSTGSDTFVSARSDETPRFLALVAVHGKPRPTNSNCRLPPAQASESCAGSGWREENRKSSAIRGSGRLSEVTANQRKTRSGQNSGQRNQGARKSLILSENLEGGLPARVPNRVDESDLELAVASPVSSVFHQSDSRGKRCCSKENEDSRGPQTCFRCIGSSKKLHVRQHRNGESAGDAGHAENPQEAEWRDSRTVTTPSKDAQLSGVNALHTVPRMHRKKGAKELPEPSSPLETCRDREAEKVAFCLSGADQGRQLGGDPPGPIRRYVSRFLEMWGGDDWGSTYYDSFSGSRGDIDAVAHCFEGSVAADHQWNAARRHTRSRSPAGCGRHRSSSADGCLVVAAHEAGASPRRGVFEGRHTHSQTFSLVKPASFQWATTQPLEQECASEAVDCGGGDAKATANEEPVDQNHLRRKVMLLAERNREDLRCGWRHGAESAGGHTGDGDAALALPTQTKSRHGRGRASVWSSRGSSPLAFEYRTEEEAYRQYLNRLFPFRLMVVGMVLLLVEILQISWRLVQRSFLVDSQGQYSYYGLVNFDLIFVVIAVCLVIHIIVYSLLAAGGRIPGVKNRLESWSFTMIVLALLARICGMVCVAFMSEGIGDADAVVAGDGEERPVAFTSAPRALSSELVLLSLCCLFHVIVIDMMLPVRTLPSMAMHTVHILGCIGCCVLSVCLYPQCISSDGPICAVSTCLFIVCGFLGRAQMEVAHRQLYMRWKDGLERLRAAEQKLHSHRTSKTGIEQLAMLVRQSQVLLRHACVSGSSRQSKQLALEQVADIQGQVLDIVTNVNNLYHAQMNTEEMSELLRFLPEGQDDAQRSLLRDWRGRSASFSGCGPVGRDSEQNACTLNSSILQSTCSTLCLGNVAPRNVTVDAPLTASTHALPSSRYHDAAAGHSCVTAPEGGVLGEGFGKTSKDVSPRHAESTSGDLAVTSNVKHDLREKSECDATRTLRQDPMIDLPDHMKAAIGVAWDLDFFELNERVNNNALLVTGQVQLLPLLRPEGLRCSPQVVRCYLRCLQQQYCPSNPYHNQLHAAMVSHCCLIIVNEVLPSKQALTYVDELCLIIASVAHDVGHPGLNNQYLISSQSLLATTYNDIAVLENYHAACCFRTAGINEDHNIFSGLAKEVYQYMRQNIIGLILSTDMSKHISYVSRLRVRAESGNFDVNNEGDRWLLFQGCIKAADLAHTATFWDNHKRWAECLCEEFFKQGDEERRQGMNVMDIFDRRQKDRFPQSQYRFIELVVEPLFNSVCSIEDLLKGRGGVRGKICKTLSSNLARWKEAAEALEKPAAGNSPKSSEAKTTEEGGETRKAGGAESAEKKESEAGACTPKSAGAVGSKTGDRRRSRIAGADASGKEAESQGKRRDEKKPEKSKT